A genomic region of Equus caballus isolate H_3958 breed thoroughbred chromosome 1, TB-T2T, whole genome shotgun sequence contains the following coding sequences:
- the MMP21 gene encoding matrix metalloproteinase-21, which produces MRAASIFRPTLLLCWLAAPRPAQPETLFHSRDRSDLEPSPLRRAKPIADLPAAQRFLSKYGWAEAPHESRAPSPEGSPRAALAEAVRRFQKVNALPTSGELDAATLAAMNRPRCGLPDTRPPLQAVGPAPGTPTTPAARRPRARAKRFLQALLPEDPPPAGGPRAFSKKTLTWRLLGEGVSSQLALDEQRYIFRLAFRMWSEVMPLDFQEDLTAPGATVDIKLGFGRGRHLGCPWVFDGSGQEFAHAWRLGDIHFDDDEHFTPPTSDSGLSLLKVAVHEIGHVLGLPHTYRTGSIMQPNYTPQEPVFELDWSDRKAIQKLYGSCEGSFDTVFDWIRKERNQYGEVMVRFSTYFFRNSWYWLYENRNNRTRYGDPIQILVGWHGIPTQNIDAFVHIWTWRRDERYFFKGNQYWRYDSDNDQAHTEDEQGKSYPKLISEGFPGVPSPLDTAFYDRRKQFIYFFQESFVFAFDVNRNQVLDSYPRKITQVFPGIEPQNHPFRNIDSAYFSYTHNSVFFFKGKAYWKVVNDKDRQQHPWLPSNGLFPKQSISEKWFDVCDVHASTLNM; this is translated from the exons ATGCGCGCCGCCTCCATCTTCCGTCCGACCCTGCTGCTCTGCTGGCTCGCCGCCCCCCGGCCAGCCCAGCCCGAGACGCTCTTCCACAGCCGGGACCGCTCAGACCTCGAGCCGTCCCCGCTGCGCCGCGCCAAGCCCATCGCCGACCTCCCGGCGGCGCAG CGGTTCCTGTCCAAATACGGCTGGGCCGAGGCGCCCCACGAGTCCCGGGCTCCCAGCCCCGAGGGCTCCCCGCGCGCCGCCCTGGCCGAGGCCGTGCGCAGGTTCCAGAAGGTCAACGCGCTGCCGACCAGCGGGGAGCTGGACGCGGCCACCCTGGCGGCCATGAACCGGCCGCGCTGCGGCCTCCCCGACACGCGGCCCCCGCTGCAGGCGGTGGGCCCCGCGCCCGGGACCCCCACGACCCCCGCGGCCCGGCGCCCGAGGGCTCGCGCCAAGCGGTTCCTGCAGGCGCTGCTCCCCGAGGATCCCCCGCCTGCTGGGGGCCCCCGGGCCTTCTCCAAAAAGACCCTGACCTGGAGGCTGCTGGGGGAGGGCGTCAGCAGCCAGCTGGCCCTGGACGAGCAGAGATACATCTTCAGACTGGCCTTCAGGATGTGGAGCGAGGTGATGCCGCTGGACTTCCAGGAGGACCTCACCGCCCCCGGAGCCACGGTTGACATAAAGCTGGGTTTTGGCCGAG GCCGGCACCTGGGCTGTCCTTGGGTTTTCGATGGCAGTGGACAGGAGTTTGCACATGCCTGGCGCCTGGGCGACATTCACTTTGATGATGACGAGCACTTCACACCTCCCACCAGTGACTCGGGCCTCAGCCTTCTCAAA GTGGCCGTCCATGAAATTGGCCATGTACTTGGCTTGCCTCACACCTACAGGACAGGATCCATAATGCAGCCAAATTACACCCCCCAGGAGCCTGTGTTTGAGTTGGACTGGTCAGACAGAAAAGCAATTCAGAAACTGTATG gttcaTGTGAAGGATCATTTGATACTGTGTTTGATTGGATTCGCAAAGAGAGAAACCAATATGGAGAAGTGATGGTGAGATTCAGCACGTATTTTTTCCGCAACAGCTGGTACTGGCTTTATGAAAATCGAAACAACCGGACTCGCTATGGGGACCCTATCCAAATCCTCGTTGGCTGGCATGGAATCCCAACACAAAACATAGATGCTTTTGTCCACATCTGGACGTGGAGAAGAGATGAacgttatttttttaaag GAAATCAATACTGGAGATACGACAGTGACAACGATCAGGCCCACACGGAAGATGAACAAGGAAAAAGCTACCCCAAATTGATTTCAGAAGGATTTCCTGGCGTCCCAAGTCCCCTGGACACTGCCTTTTACGACCGAAGAAAGCAGTTCATTTACTTCTTCCAAGAGTCCTTT GTGTTTGCATTTGATGTCAATAGAAATCAAGTACTTGATTCTTATCCAAGGAAGATTACGCAAGTTTTTCCAGGAATAGAGCCACAAAACCATCCTTTCAGAAATATAGATTCAGCTTACTTCTCCTACACGCACAACTCCgttttctttttcaaaggcaAAGCATACTGGAAAGTCGTTAATGACAAGGACAGACAGCAGCACCCCTGGCTTCCTTCAAATGGCCTATTTCCAAAGCAGTCCATCTCAGAGAAGTGGTTTGACGTTTGTGACGTCCATGCCTCCACCCTGAACATGTAA